Genomic DNA from Cryomorphaceae bacterium:
CCGGGTTGAATTTCGTAGATGGTAAATTCCCCCTTCACAGAAAACTCGTAGATATTGGACTTGAAGTGGATGTTTCTGTGTTGGCGAAAGGGCTCATTGGTCAGTGCGTCATTTCCAGCGATAATGCCGTAGTGGAAACCGGCCTTTAACACAACCCTGCGGGCAATCCTGTACCTGTAATCAATATGAAACGCAGGTCTGAACATCGAAAGCTCGGTATCAATCAAAAACGGACTACCAATGGCATCCCGACCTCCCAACTCACCCAAAAAATTGATGGCACCGACTCCAAACGCCAATTCGTGCCGCTCAAGCTTCCAGTAATTTTGATGTTGGTAATACTGCGCATGCAACCCTCCGTATGACAATACGGCACATGCAATAATGGCTATTGCTCTGATTACCTTTGCTTTTGATTGCATTCTAAATAGTGTCAACAACTGGTTGATGAGCTTGGTCAGATGGTAAAGATACAAATAAGCTCAAAAATCCAAATCTCGTAGACTAATTAAATGAAGCTTAACATCAAGGGTTGCGTGTCCACTGGCGGTAGATTTCGTAGAGAACGATTCCACCACATACTGCAACATTCAGAGAATGTTTGGTTCCCGACTGGCTGATTTCGATGCATCCGTCACAAAGGTCAATCGTACTTTGCTGAACACCGTCTACCTCATTTCCGAAAATCAGTGCGATCGGTTTGTTTGGGAGCGGATTGAAACCGCGGAGCTCAATACTGTGCGAACTTTGCTCTACTCCCCATATCTGGTAACCATCCCGGCGTAACGTGGCAATGACGTGGTGGGTGTCTTCTTCATGCCTCCAAAGCACTGTTTCGGTTGCACCGAGTGCTGTTTTCTGGATATCTCTGTGAGGTGGGCAGGCAGTGTATCCGCAAAGAAAAATTTCTTTGACCAAAAATGCGTCAGCACTCCTGAATACGGATCCTATGTTGCTGCGGCTGCGAATATTCTCAAGAATGACCACCAAAGGGAGCTTTTCCATTTTGCTGAAAGCCTCTGGGTTGGGTCGGTGGAGTTGTTCCAAACTGAGCTTGGTGTTCATAAAATGTGAAAAAATGTGGGGGTAAAGTTCTGTATCCCGGAAGAGGAATCCTATTTTTATTTTGAATTCAGGAAAGATGGCGGGACGGAGTAAAAAACAGGACGGGGGCGAAACACCCCTGATGAAGCAATACAATAGTTTCAAAGCTAAATACCCCGATGCGATACTCCTTTTTCGCGTGGGGGATTTTTACGAAACCTTTGGTCAGGATGCTGTTACGGCATCACGCGTGCTTGGTATTGTGCAAACCCAGCGAAAAAACGGAGCAGCCGCACACATTGAATTAGCGGGTTTTCCGCATCACTCCCTCGAAACTTACCTGCCCAAATTGGTGCGCGCTGGATACCGCGTAGCCATCTGCGATCAGATTGAAGATCCCAAGCTCACCAAAACCATTGTGAAGCGCGACGTGACAGAATTGGTTACTCCAGGTGTGTCCTTCAACGAAAAAACCCTC
This window encodes:
- a CDS encoding TrmH family RNA methyltransferase; protein product: MNTKLSLEQLHRPNPEAFSKMEKLPLVVILENIRSRSNIGSVFRSADAFLVKEIFLCGYTACPPHRDIQKTALGATETVLWRHEEDTHHVIATLRRDGYQIWGVEQSSHSIELRGFNPLPNKPIALIFGNEVDGVQQSTIDLCDGCIEISQSGTKHSLNVAVCGGIVLYEIYRQWTRNP